In Blautia sp. SC05B48, a single genomic region encodes these proteins:
- a CDS encoding BMC domain-containing protein, whose protein sequence is MAEAVGILEVFGLATAFVAADAGCKAANVHLEVFDKNKPANADSLPVPLLVCIKYRGSVSDVTAAVEAGMKVAESMTGVVQHYIIPNPEPGTQKMLKISALDKD, encoded by the coding sequence ATGGCAGAAGCTGTAGGAATTCTGGAGGTCTTCGGACTTGCGACAGCCTTTGTGGCAGCTGACGCCGGGTGCAAGGCTGCAAATGTCCACCTGGAGGTATTCGATAAGAATAAACCGGCGAATGCGGACAGCCTGCCAGTACCGCTTCTTGTCTGCATCAAGTACCGCGGAAGCGTGTCAGATGTCACAGCAGCGGTAGAAGCCGGCATGAAGGTCGCAGAGAGCATGACAGGTGTGGTACAGCATTACATAATCCCCAACCCGGAACCAGGTACACAGAAAATGCTGAAGATCAGCGCCCTGGATAAAGATTGA
- the pduA gene encoding propanediol utilization microcompartment protein PduA, giving the protein MAQEALGMVETRGLTAAIEAADAMTKAAEVALVGTEKIGSGLVTVMVRGDVGAVKAAVESGSAAASRLGELVATHVIPRPHTDVEKILPKL; this is encoded by the coding sequence ATGGCACAGGAAGCATTAGGAATGGTTGAGACAAGAGGCCTCACAGCTGCGATCGAGGCAGCAGATGCAATGACAAAAGCAGCAGAGGTTGCTCTGGTAGGAACAGAGAAGATCGGTTCCGGTCTTGTAACTGTTATGGTTCGTGGAGACGTAGGCGCTGTAAAAGCAGCAGTAGAGAGCGGAAGCGCAGCAGCATCCAGACTTGGAGAGCTTGTAGCTACACACGTGATCCCGAGACCTCATACAGACGTAGAGAAAATCCTTCCAAAGCTCTGA
- a CDS encoding BMC domain-containing protein, whose amino-acid sequence MGKSYGFIEITGVVAAINALDIMCKTADVELASWERKLGGRLVTLIVQGDVSAVTAAVNAAVEQAIKKPASYAVIANPHEEIVKLVELSASRWKKKQQENPEEALESKNSSKK is encoded by the coding sequence ATGGGAAAATCATATGGATTTATAGAAATCACTGGTGTAGTTGCGGCAATCAATGCCCTGGACATCATGTGCAAAACGGCAGACGTTGAGCTGGCGTCATGGGAGCGTAAGCTGGGCGGACGACTGGTGACCCTGATCGTACAAGGCGATGTATCAGCAGTTACAGCAGCTGTCAATGCAGCAGTAGAACAGGCTATCAAGAAGCCTGCCAGCTATGCGGTAATTGCCAATCCCCACGAGGAAATCGTCAAACTGGTTGAGCTGAGTGCAAGCCGATGGAAAAAGAAACAGCAGGAAAATCCGGAAGAAGCACTGGAAAGCAAAAACAGCAGCAAAAAATAA
- a CDS encoding BMC domain-containing protein, producing MTQEALGMVETRGLTAAIEAADQMCKAANVALVGTEKIGSGLVTVMVRGDVGAVKSAVESGSAAASRLGELVATHVIPRPHTDVEKILPVLK from the coding sequence ATGACACAGGAAGCATTAGGAATGGTTGAGACAAGAGGACTTACAGCAGCTATCGAGGCAGCTGACCAGATGTGTAAAGCAGCTAACGTTGCTCTGGTAGGAACAGAGAAGATCGGTTCCGGTCTTGTAACAGTTATGGTTCGTGGAGATGTAGGAGCAGTTAAATCTGCAGTAGAGAGCGGAAGTGCAGCAGCATCCAGACTTGGAGAGCTTGTAGCTACACACGTAATTCCGAGACCTCATACAGACGTAGAGAAAATCCTTCCGGTTCTTAAATAA
- a CDS encoding phosphate propanoyltransferase: MVIDAINKNEDKGNGFVVPIGVSARHIHLTQEHVEALFGEGYQLTKKKDLMGGQFASNETVTIVGLKLRAIENVRILGPVRSKSQVEVSATDAIKLGMKVPVRMSGDLAGSAPIAIVGPKGAIYLKEGCIVAMRHIHMAPKDAQAAGVHDGDIVSVKADNERGTIFNQVKIRVDDSFTLEMHIDTDEANAARIATGNTVTIIK, encoded by the coding sequence ATGGTGATCGATGCGATCAACAAAAACGAAGACAAGGGCAATGGTTTCGTTGTTCCTATCGGAGTTTCCGCAAGACATATTCACCTGACACAGGAGCATGTGGAGGCACTGTTCGGAGAAGGCTATCAGCTTACCAAGAAAAAAGATCTGATGGGCGGACAGTTTGCATCCAATGAAACAGTTACCATCGTAGGACTGAAGCTCCGTGCGATCGAGAATGTAAGAATCCTCGGACCTGTCCGCAGCAAATCTCAGGTTGAGGTTTCCGCAACAGATGCGATCAAGCTGGGAATGAAGGTTCCGGTACGTATGTCCGGTGACCTTGCCGGAAGCGCGCCGATCGCCATTGTCGGACCGAAAGGTGCTATTTATCTGAAAGAGGGATGTATTGTGGCCATGCGTCACATTCATATGGCTCCGAAGGATGCCCAGGCTGCGGGTGTACATGATGGTGATATTGTTTCTGTTAAAGCGGACAATGAGCGCGGAACAATCTTTAATCAGGTTAAGATCCGTGTAGATGACAGCTTTACACTGGAAATGCATATTGATACAGATGAAGCAAATGCAGCAAGAATTGCCACAGGCAATACAGTTACCATAATCAAATAA
- a CDS encoding EutN/CcmL family microcompartment protein has protein sequence MIVGKVVGSIVSTRKSEKLIGNKFMIVEPVHHMKAEHSQIVAIDIIGAGIGEYVLVAQGSAARIGCGVETAPVDAAIVGIVDDGAGLE, from the coding sequence ATGATCGTAGGCAAAGTAGTTGGAAGCATTGTTTCCACACGAAAAAGTGAAAAACTGATAGGAAATAAATTCATGATTGTAGAGCCGGTGCATCATATGAAAGCCGAGCACAGCCAGATTGTTGCCATCGATATCATCGGTGCGGGAATCGGCGAGTATGTATTGGTGGCACAAGGAAGCGCAGCAAGAATAGGCTGCGGCGTAGAAACAGCACCGGTAGATGCCGCAATCGTCGGAATCGTAGATGACGGTGCAGGATTGGAGTAA
- a CDS encoding 4Fe-4S dicluster domain-containing protein — MDIKELQKIMQENGVVGAGGAGFPTYMKLTDKADTILMNCAECEPLLKLHRQLLEKHAYEIMKTFDMVAETVGASRAIIGIKKSYVQTINALNQHIEEFPRVKIHLLDEVYPMGDEVVLIYEATGRVVRPGGLPIEQGVAVFNVETLYNVYRAVEEHKPVTSKYVSVVAEVENPVTVKVPLGCTLEEVVAQAGGTTVKDPVYFVGGPMMGRIGNGSDPVTKTTNAILVLPKDHVIVMKKQRTSSIDLKRAASICCHCHTCTDLCPRHNLGHPIDPAMFMMAASNQDFRNVNPYINSAFCSSCGVCEMYACPQSLAPRTLLADMKGGLRKAGIRPPQGVQPKPVQESREYRKVPEERLMARLGLTRYDKDAPLQEELVNVSKVKVLLSQHIGAPAQAIVNVGDMVTEGQMIAQPAQGLSVGIHATISGKVTEVTDRHVVIARN; from the coding sequence ATGGATATCAAAGAATTACAGAAAATTATGCAGGAGAATGGTGTTGTCGGAGCAGGTGGTGCAGGTTTCCCTACATACATGAAACTGACAGACAAAGCGGATACCATTCTTATGAACTGTGCAGAGTGCGAACCATTACTGAAACTTCACAGACAGTTGTTGGAAAAGCACGCATATGAGATCATGAAAACATTCGATATGGTTGCGGAGACGGTAGGAGCTTCCCGGGCCATCATCGGAATCAAAAAATCTTATGTACAGACAATCAATGCCTTAAATCAGCATATCGAAGAATTCCCAAGGGTTAAGATCCATCTTCTGGATGAGGTTTATCCGATGGGTGATGAGGTTGTTCTTATTTATGAGGCAACCGGACGCGTGGTACGGCCAGGAGGACTGCCTATTGAGCAGGGAGTAGCCGTATTCAATGTAGAGACACTTTACAATGTATATCGCGCGGTAGAAGAACACAAACCGGTCACAAGCAAATATGTTTCCGTTGTTGCAGAGGTTGAGAACCCTGTTACAGTGAAAGTTCCGTTAGGATGTACACTGGAAGAGGTTGTTGCCCAGGCAGGCGGAACAACTGTGAAAGATCCAGTATATTTCGTAGGCGGCCCGATGATGGGACGTATCGGAAATGGTTCTGATCCGGTTACCAAAACAACGAACGCAATCCTGGTTCTTCCAAAGGACCATGTTATTGTCATGAAGAAGCAGCGGACTTCTTCCATAGATTTAAAGAGAGCAGCATCCATCTGCTGCCACTGCCACACATGTACAGATCTTTGCCCGAGACATAATCTGGGACATCCGATCGATCCGGCAATGTTCATGATGGCAGCATCAAACCAGGATTTCAGAAATGTAAATCCTTATATCAATTCTGCATTCTGCAGCTCCTGTGGTGTCTGCGAGATGTATGCGTGTCCGCAGAGCCTGGCTCCGAGAACACTGCTTGCAGATATGAAAGGCGGACTTCGTAAGGCCGGGATCAGACCACCTCAGGGTGTTCAGCCGAAACCGGTACAGGAGTCAAGAGAATACCGCAAGGTTCCTGAGGAGCGCCTGATGGCACGTCTGGGACTTACCAGATATGACAAGGATGCACCGCTTCAGGAAGAGCTTGTAAATGTATCCAAGGTAAAAGTTCTCTTAAGCCAGCATATTGGTGCACCGGCACAGGCAATCGTAAATGTAGGCGATATGGTAACAGAAGGTCAGATGATCGCACAGCCTGCACAGGGATTAAGTGTCGGAATCCATGCAACGATCAGCGGAAAAGTTACAGAAGTAACAGACCGCCATGTTGTAATTGCAAGAAATTAG
- a CDS encoding BMC domain-containing protein translates to MSRAIGMIEFKTTPAGITAADAMVKTSEVEIVEAQTVCPGKYIAIITGDLSAVKAAVDTAVTTYEDKCIDSFVLGNPHESIFPAIYGTTQVEEISALGILETYDAASIIEAADQAAKTAIVDLIELRIAKGMCGKSYMLLTGEVSAVEASIERAKELVAEKGMYMDSSVIAHPDKRMIDTIL, encoded by the coding sequence ATGAGTAGAGCAATCGGAATGATTGAGTTTAAAACCACACCAGCTGGTATCACTGCAGCAGATGCCATGGTTAAGACATCTGAAGTAGAGATCGTGGAGGCGCAGACAGTATGTCCGGGAAAATATATTGCAATTATCACCGGAGATTTAAGCGCAGTGAAAGCTGCTGTAGACACAGCAGTAACAACATACGAGGATAAATGCATTGACAGTTTTGTACTGGGCAATCCGCATGAGTCCATTTTCCCGGCAATCTACGGAACCACACAGGTTGAGGAGATCAGTGCCCTGGGAATCCTGGAGACCTATGATGCGGCATCCATCATCGAAGCAGCAGATCAGGCTGCAAAGACAGCAATCGTTGATCTGATCGAGCTTCGTATCGCGAAGGGTATGTGCGGTAAATCCTACATGCTTCTTACAGGTGAGGTTTCTGCAGTAGAGGCTTCCATTGAAAGAGCAAAAGAGCTGGTAGCTGAAAAAGGAATGTATATGGATTCCTCAGTGATCGCTCATCCGGACAAGAGAATGATCGATACGATCCTTTAA
- a CDS encoding 1-propanol dehydrogenase PduQ: protein MNTFEMKTAIHFGADALGRLRDIPYKRVLVITDPFVVKSGMIDMITKPLQAGGKEFDIFCDVVPDAPVGKIAEGVKKFLQYQPEAIVAVGGGSAIDSSKAIREFALKINNYGKVGLVAIPTTSGTGSEVTSFAVVNDTEAHVKYPLISDSLTADEAILDAELVRSVPPAITADTGMDVLTHAIESYVSINHNEFTSALAEKSIEICGVYLYRAYVDGSDMHARQKMHVASCLAGLSFNAAGLGITHSMAHQLGAIFHIPHGRANAMLLPHIVEYNANINKRSRSQKEYLPAVKRYSNIAHLLGLSNYNEVMSVRSLVNWIQFMQKEMNIPLTIEEMKTITPDAYFAAVDKMADMALADACTAANPRVPKKEDIIKIYTKLWSF, encoded by the coding sequence ATGAATACATTTGAAATGAAAACAGCCATCCATTTTGGAGCTGATGCCCTGGGAAGACTGAGAGATATTCCATACAAAAGAGTCCTTGTTATCACAGATCCGTTTGTTGTAAAAAGCGGAATGATCGACATGATCACAAAACCGCTTCAGGCAGGTGGAAAAGAATTTGATATTTTCTGTGATGTTGTTCCGGATGCACCGGTTGGAAAAATTGCCGAAGGAGTCAAAAAATTCCTTCAGTATCAGCCGGAAGCAATCGTTGCAGTAGGTGGTGGTTCTGCCATCGACTCCTCCAAGGCAATCCGTGAGTTTGCCCTGAAGATCAACAATTACGGAAAGGTTGGACTGGTTGCCATTCCTACAACAAGTGGTACTGGTTCCGAGGTTACCTCTTTTGCAGTTGTAAATGATACAGAAGCACATGTGAAATATCCGTTGATCTCAGACAGCCTGACGGCCGATGAGGCGATCCTGGATGCTGAACTTGTACGCAGTGTTCCACCCGCGATCACAGCAGATACAGGTATGGATGTTCTGACTCATGCAATTGAGTCTTATGTCAGCATCAATCACAATGAATTTACTTCTGCACTTGCAGAGAAATCCATTGAGATCTGTGGTGTATATCTTTACCGTGCATATGTTGATGGTAGTGATATGCATGCAAGACAGAAAATGCATGTAGCATCCTGTCTGGCAGGACTTTCCTTTAATGCCGCAGGACTTGGTATCACACACAGTATGGCTCATCAGCTGGGAGCTATTTTCCATATTCCTCACGGAAGAGCTAATGCGATGCTGTTGCCGCATATTGTTGAATATAATGCAAATATCAACAAACGCAGCAGAAGCCAGAAGGAATATCTTCCGGCAGTAAAGAGATATTCCAATATTGCACATCTTCTTGGACTGAGTAATTATAACGAAGTTATGAGCGTAAGATCTCTTGTAAACTGGATCCAGTTTATGCAGAAAGAGATGAATATCCCACTTACCATCGAAGAGATGAAGACAATCACACCGGATGCTTATTTTGCGGCGGTTGATAAGATGGCGGATATGGCACTTGCGGATGCCTGCACAGCGGCAAATCCGCGTGTACCTAAGAAAGAGGATATTATTAAGATTTATACTAAACTTTGGTCTTTTTGA
- a CDS encoding cob(I)yrinic acid a,c-diamide adenosyltransferase, with product MEVYTGYGDKGMTDLSHTKNVSKSDDRICLMGSVEELMSHIGLVRVLVDDVDVVRMLEKISETLKKIIDGVSDPYNREFKVSEDRTELLEEEIGRMKEIFSGERLPILPGDSRVAAEVDVTRAVARRAERELALVSVKFGSDTGAKKYMNRLSDYFYVLARYVDAAKIKEKNEASEGVQGAAKSETTGTEANVVTEAAGTVGNSADVVAGTSAVDVGAQEPQMVQKSAVQAFNAQNGTVTTTAGGNTAMAQNDSMAANTAMIQEVLKRMGIQGRITLDSAKRLIERIEQEALRRNKPSVIAVCSPDGNPVAVHVMDGSFLVSFDMAVKKAYTSVAVKMSTMELSRLTQPGQTFYGLGKMSDNIVIFGGGVPLKVGDTIIGGLGISGGTGEEDNSLAEYGLQVLNEVL from the coding sequence ATGGAGGTTTATACCGGGTATGGTGATAAGGGGATGACGGATCTTTCCCATACGAAGAATGTTTCAAAGTCGGATGATCGGATTTGTCTGATGGGGTCAGTTGAGGAGCTGATGAGTCATATTGGGCTTGTGCGGGTTCTGGTTGATGATGTGGATGTTGTCCGGATGCTGGAGAAGATCTCGGAGACTTTGAAGAAGATTATAGATGGGGTTTCTGATCCTTATAATCGGGAGTTTAAGGTCAGTGAAGACCGGACGGAGCTTCTGGAGGAGGAGATTGGCCGGATGAAAGAGATTTTTTCCGGAGAGAGGCTTCCGATTCTTCCGGGGGATTCCCGGGTTGCGGCTGAGGTTGATGTGACAAGAGCTGTGGCCAGAAGAGCTGAGAGAGAGCTTGCGCTGGTCAGTGTGAAGTTTGGATCGGATACCGGAGCCAAGAAATATATGAACCGACTGTCAGATTATTTTTATGTACTGGCAAGGTATGTGGATGCAGCGAAGATCAAAGAGAAGAATGAAGCTTCTGAAGGTGTTCAGGGAGCTGCGAAATCAGAAACTACCGGGACTGAAGCGAATGTTGTGACAGAAGCTGCAGGAACTGTTGGGAATAGTGCAGATGTTGTAGCGGGTACATCGGCGGTGGATGTAGGAGCACAGGAGCCACAGATGGTGCAGAAAAGTGCTGTACAGGCTTTTAATGCGCAGAATGGGACTGTGACAACAACAGCGGGAGGAAATACGGCAATGGCACAGAATGACAGTATGGCAGCAAACACGGCGATGATCCAGGAAGTGCTGAAGCGTATGGGTATCCAGGGGCGTATCACACTGGATTCTGCCAAGCGACTCATTGAGAGGATCGAGCAGGAAGCTTTGAGAAGAAACAAGCCTTCTGTAATTGCGGTATGCAGTCCGGATGGAAATCCGGTTGCGGTTCATGTGATGGATGGATCTTTTCTTGTAAGTTTTGATATGGCCGTAAAAAAGGCCTATACATCTGTGGCAGTGAAGATGTCCACCATGGAGCTTTCCAGACTGACACAGCCGGGCCAGACATTTTATGGTCTTGGAAAAATGAGTGACAACATTGTGATATTCGGAGGCGGCGTGCCCCTGAAGGTTGGAGACACCATCATCGGCGGTCTCGGTATCAGCGGCGGCACCGGCGAAGAGGATAACAGCCTCGCGGAGTATGGACTGCAGGTGCTGAATGAGGTACTGTAG
- the recQ gene encoding DNA helicase RecQ — protein MTKQELLKTHFGYDTFREGQEAVIDALLEGKDVLAVMPTGAGKSICYQVPALMMKGITLVISPLISLMKDQVRSLNQAGISAAYLNSSLTQGQYFTALRYAKAGRYPIIYVAPERLTTEAFLDFALSADISMIAVDESHCVSQWGQDFRPSYLKIAEFVAQLPKRPVISAFTATATKEVREDIARLLGLQDPFCTTTGFDRENLYFAVKTPKDKYKEVHDYILEHPDDSGIIYCLTRKLVEEVCGKLIRDGITATRYHAGLSDEERRNNQDDFIYDRCRVMVATNAFGMGIDKSDVRYVIHYNMPKNMEGYYQEAGRAGRDGDPAECILLYSGKDVVTNQYLIERGQDNQEMDAAAWRLVRERDQERLKKMTFYCFTHDCLREYILKYFGEYGKSYCGNCLNCQTEFEEQDVSREARAMIRCVESSGQRYGVNVILDTLRGASTAKIRQYEMDGNPEYGVCAKIPAHRLRQIFNYLVLKEYLHLTDDGYTIVKLTAASRSFLEDGHILTMKMPKEQELKKKEKRSRLPKSAVGDLGEQDEPLFQKLRALRLEIAREEKIPPYMVFSDKTLIHMCILKPGNEEEMLNVTGVGRHKYEKYGKRFIDAVKNL, from the coding sequence ATGACGAAACAGGAACTTTTAAAGACCCACTTCGGGTATGATACTTTCAGAGAAGGGCAGGAAGCAGTGATCGATGCGCTTCTTGAAGGAAAAGATGTTCTGGCAGTGATGCCAACCGGCGCAGGAAAATCGATCTGCTATCAGGTACCGGCACTGATGATGAAGGGGATCACGCTGGTGATATCACCATTGATATCCCTTATGAAGGATCAGGTGAGAAGCCTGAACCAGGCCGGTATCTCAGCAGCATACCTCAACAGCTCTCTGACGCAGGGGCAGTATTTCACAGCCTTACGCTATGCAAAGGCAGGACGATATCCGATCATCTATGTAGCACCGGAGAGGCTTACCACAGAGGCGTTTCTGGATTTTGCGCTGAGTGCGGATATTTCCATGATCGCAGTGGATGAGTCACATTGTGTATCACAGTGGGGACAGGATTTTCGGCCAAGCTATCTGAAGATTGCAGAGTTTGTGGCACAGCTTCCAAAAAGACCGGTAATCAGTGCATTTACAGCTACAGCCACGAAGGAGGTCAGGGAGGATATTGCAAGACTTCTGGGACTTCAGGATCCCTTTTGCACAACCACAGGATTTGACCGGGAAAACCTTTATTTTGCAGTGAAAACACCGAAAGATAAATATAAGGAAGTACACGATTACATACTGGAGCATCCGGACGACAGTGGAATCATCTACTGTCTCACCAGAAAGCTGGTGGAGGAGGTCTGCGGAAAGCTGATCCGTGACGGCATTACGGCCACCAGATATCATGCAGGACTTTCTGATGAGGAACGCCGGAACAATCAGGATGATTTTATTTATGACCGCTGTCGTGTGATGGTAGCCACCAATGCATTTGGAATGGGGATTGACAAGTCTGATGTGCGCTATGTCATTCATTATAATATGCCGAAGAACATGGAAGGCTATTATCAGGAAGCAGGCCGTGCGGGCCGTGACGGCGATCCTGCGGAATGTATCCTGCTTTACAGCGGGAAGGATGTGGTTACCAATCAGTATCTTATCGAGAGAGGACAGGATAACCAGGAAATGGATGCGGCAGCCTGGCGCCTTGTCCGGGAACGTGATCAGGAGAGACTGAAGAAGATGACCTTTTACTGCTTTACCCATGATTGTCTGCGTGAGTACATCCTGAAATATTTTGGGGAATACGGAAAAAGCTACTGTGGAAACTGCCTGAACTGCCAGACTGAGTTTGAAGAGCAGGATGTGAGCCGGGAGGCCAGGGCAATGATCCGGTGCGTGGAAAGCAGTGGTCAGAGATACGGGGTGAATGTGATCCTGGATACTCTGCGTGGTGCATCTACGGCGAAGATCCGGCAGTATGAGATGGATGGAAATCCGGAATATGGAGTCTGTGCAAAGATCCCGGCACACCGGCTGCGGCAGATCTTTAATTATCTGGTACTGAAGGAATATCTTCATCTGACGGATGACGGATATACTATTGTGAAGCTGACCGCCGCTTCCAGGTCATTTCTGGAAGATGGGCATATCCTCACAATGAAAATGCCAAAAGAGCAGGAGCTGAAGAAAAAAGAGAAACGGAGCAGACTTCCGAAATCTGCAGTCGGTGATCTGGGAGAACAGGATGAGCCCCTTTTTCAGAAGCTCCGTGCTCTTCGCCTGGAGATCGCCAGAGAGGAAAAAATTCCCCCTTATATGGTCTTTTCCGACAAAACCCTTATCCATATGTGTATTCTGAAGCCTGGAAACGAGGAGGAAATGCTGAATGTGACAGGAGTCGGCAGGCACAAGTACGAAAAATACGGAAAAAGGTTTATAGACGCGGTGAAAAATCTGTAG
- a CDS encoding AraC family transcriptional regulator: MHDLGRNEDRLRGTYEFPFEFHHIDSSHPRYVMSYHWHVECEIMRVLQGTLTVTLDEKSFTAKAGDVIFVNSGVLHSGIPQDCIYQCIVFDMNMFLKFNSVCTEYMQKISHQELLIYHHFTEKQPDIRRAVNSLFDSFWQRKPGYELVVFGQFYHFFGLVFGNHYYLESLRKTRRDYKRIVQLKQVVEFIEKNYASPITLQELSASVSMSPKYFCRFFSEMTHQTPMDYLNRQRIEQACCQLATTDDSITEIAYRNGFNDLSYFIRTFKKYKGITPGKYKRR; the protein is encoded by the coding sequence TTGCACGATCTTGGAAGAAATGAGGACAGACTTCGAGGTACCTATGAATTTCCTTTTGAATTCCACCACATTGACAGCAGCCATCCACGCTATGTCATGTCCTACCACTGGCATGTGGAATGTGAAATCATGCGTGTATTACAGGGCACTCTCACCGTCACTTTAGACGAAAAAAGTTTTACAGCCAAAGCCGGAGATGTAATTTTTGTCAATAGTGGAGTTCTGCATTCCGGAATTCCTCAGGATTGTATCTATCAGTGCATTGTTTTTGATATGAACATGTTTCTGAAATTTAATTCCGTCTGCACAGAATATATGCAGAAGATCAGCCACCAGGAGCTGCTGATCTATCACCATTTCACTGAAAAGCAGCCTGATATCCGGAGAGCAGTGAACTCTCTTTTTGATTCTTTCTGGCAGAGGAAGCCAGGATATGAGCTGGTTGTATTTGGACAATTTTACCACTTTTTCGGATTGGTTTTTGGTAATCATTACTACCTGGAAAGCCTGCGGAAAACCAGACGAGATTACAAGCGCATTGTCCAGCTGAAGCAGGTCGTAGAATTTATTGAAAAGAACTATGCCAGCCCCATTACCCTGCAGGAGCTTTCCGCTTCGGTTTCCATGTCTCCCAAATATTTCTGCCGGTTCTTTTCCGAGATGACTCATCAGACACCAATGGATTACCTCAACCGCCAGAGGATCGAACAGGCCTGCTGCCAGCTGGCTACCACCGATGATTCCATCACGGAGATCGCCTACCGGAATGGCTTTAATGATCTGAGCTACTTTATCCGTACCTTCAAAAAGTACAAGGGAATCACCCCCGGCAAATATAAAAGACGCTGA